CAAGGCTGGCTCCTACTCGGGTATCGCCGGTAGGAGCCAGCCTTGCTGGCGAATCACGCTCACTCGCCGATGGCGGCTTTGTAACCGGCGCCATCCAGCAGCTTGTCCAGTTCGGACTTGTCGCTTGGCTTGAGCTTGAAGATCCAGGCATCGTAAGGCTCGGAGTTCAGAAGCTCCGGCGCATCGCTGAGCTCTTCGTTGACCGCGATCACCTCACCGCCGACCGGGGCATAGATATCCGAAGCAGCCTTCACCGACTCCACCACACCGGCAGCATCGCCAGCCGCGAACACCTTGCCGACTTCGGCCAGCTCGACGAACACCACGTCACCCAGCGCTTCCTGGGCATGGTCGCTGAT
The window above is part of the Pseudomonas muyukensis genome. Proteins encoded here:
- the gcvH gene encoding glycine cleavage system protein GcvH — protein: MSQIPADLRFAESHEWARLEADGTVTVGISDHAQEALGDVVFVELAEVGKVFAAGDAAGVVESVKAASDIYAPVGGEVIAVNEELSDAPELLNSEPYDAWIFKLKPSDKSELDKLLDGAGYKAAIGE